Genomic segment of Veillonella parvula DSM 2008:
ATTTTGAACACAAACCAATACACAAAGGTGGTTATAAAGAGAGAAGACGACGATACCCTTGTTGCCGTTATAACTGATGATAAAGAACCTGTACTAGAGTATGTCGCCGTCTGTACTCCTAATTACAATTAACCTTTTGGTGGATGAGGATCATGTCCGTGACTGTCCTTTTGAGCTATCCGGCCATCTTTATTGTGGATTACTAATTCACTTTTTTGATTGAGACTAGCTTGTCTTCCGTAATCAATCGCCGGTTTCTTTTGGTCGAAGTGTTTTGATGCTCTTGAATTTCCTTCGCCTTTAACATCCCAACCACCGTTTTTAGATGGTACGACATGTTGGTTTTTGCCCATATAATCACCTCCCTTCTAAGGTGATTATACAAATATAATTTTAAAAATATACAAAATATTCATGAATAATTCGTGAATATCGATAAAAGCTTATAAATCAATTTATGAAATTAAAAATATATGATTATTGAGGAGCAACTTACGAGTCAATGACTATGCGGCTTGAACGTAGTGAAAGCCAGCGCTTTTAGACGCTGGTCTAGTACTACGGGCTTAGAGTACGTGAGCAAACTATCAGTTTTACGGGTGGTTCTGATTTATAT
This window contains:
- a CDS encoding DUF2188 domain-containing protein, with product MGKNQHVVPSKNGGWDVKGEGNSRASKHFDQKKPAIDYGRQASLNQKSELVIHNKDGRIAQKDSHGHDPHPPKG